A genome region from Tolypothrix sp. PCC 7712 includes the following:
- a CDS encoding glycosyltransferase family protein encodes MKKILFYCQYLSGMGHLVRSTEIVRSLVKYFQVYFICGGPEIMGFEIPPQVEVIKLPALWLENGKFTVDDSYQSVEAVQEIRKNLLIAEFERIQPDCVITEFFPFGRHKLLFELLPFVEHIKLTSPDTKIVCSLRDVIGKESLPEEEETICYLMNRYFDLLLFHADANFQTFSETFSKHRDIKSKIFHTGFVTQPLAKNIDEHQLWGELNPEVVKILVSVGGGRIGYELLETVIAASPILETRIPHIIKIFTGPFMAESKVQQLIKAAEQQENIQIETYTLQLLAYMQSADISLSLSGYNTTMNILSTGVRAIVVPIGHENEDKEQLVRTQKLQQLGIVDYVLPEALTDAHLSQTIITNLNRNLLLDSADKFDLQGADNTASFLKDFLQISAVAR; translated from the coding sequence ATGAAAAAAATCCTGTTTTATTGCCAGTACCTTAGTGGTATGGGGCATTTAGTCAGAAGCACAGAAATAGTGCGGAGTTTAGTCAAATATTTTCAAGTTTATTTTATTTGTGGCGGCCCAGAAATCATGGGTTTTGAAATTCCACCACAAGTAGAAGTCATTAAATTACCTGCACTATGGTTAGAGAATGGTAAATTCACCGTTGATGATAGCTACCAATCAGTAGAAGCAGTGCAGGAAATTAGAAAAAATCTGTTGATTGCAGAATTTGAACGCATCCAGCCTGATTGTGTAATTACTGAATTTTTCCCCTTTGGCAGACACAAGCTATTGTTTGAATTACTGCCCTTTGTTGAACATATTAAACTTACCAGTCCTGATACTAAAATTGTTTGCAGTTTACGTGATGTCATTGGCAAAGAAAGCCTTCCAGAGGAAGAGGAAACTATTTGCTATTTAATGAATCGCTATTTTGATTTACTGCTATTTCATGCTGATGCTAATTTTCAGACTTTTTCTGAAACCTTTAGTAAACATCGAGATATTAAATCTAAAATTTTTCATACGGGATTTGTTACTCAACCTCTAGCAAAGAATATTGATGAGCATCAACTATGGGGTGAGTTAAATCCAGAAGTTGTTAAAATTTTAGTAAGTGTTGGCGGTGGGAGAATTGGCTATGAACTTTTAGAAACTGTAATCGCAGCGAGCCCAATTTTAGAGACAAGAATACCACATATTATCAAAATATTTACCGGGCCCTTCATGGCAGAATCGAAGGTGCAGCAGTTAATCAAAGCTGCTGAACAACAAGAAAATATTCAGATAGAAACATATACGTTACAACTATTAGCTTATATGCAAAGCGCAGATATTTCTCTCAGCTTAAGTGGTTATAACACAACTATGAATATTTTGAGTACAGGTGTGCGGGCTATTGTGGTGCCAATTGGTCATGAAAATGAAGATAAAGAACAATTAGTAAGAACACAAAAATTACAACAGTTGGGAATTGTTGATTATGTTTTGCCAGAAGCTTTAACAGATGCTCATTTATCACAGACAATTATTACTAATTTAAATAGAAATTTACTTTTGGATAGTGCTGATAAATTTGATTTGCAAGGTGCAGATAACACAGCTAGTTTCCTCAAAGACTTTTTGCAAATTTCTGCGGTTGCTAGATGA
- a CDS encoding glycosyltransferase family protein — protein sequence MRMLVYSHDAYGLGNIRRMLAICEHLLAEIPQLSILLLSGSPMLQGFRLPKGLDYIKLPCLNRGATGEVAVKYLGMGIEETVRLRSQLILSSAITFQPDLFLVDKKPYGVKNELADTINYFHQKLPTTKLVLLLRDILDSPEVTINDWQKHGYYTAIEKYYHQVLIVGTPKVFDTVKEYNFSAIIAKKARYCGYIKRKPGLKTPTHIREELQLSPQERLILVTPGGGEDGYELVDTYLAAINLLPEANLYKSLIIYGPEMPVSQKQLIIQAANHNPQVTVREFTDDLMSYIQAADTIVSMAGYNTVCEILSANKPAVIIPRCHPSQEQLIRAQKMAALGLFKVINPNNLQAEVLQNALENLSDVNNPSLNMNGLSNVKNYIFLLLTQTSCERQFNYEKNPVLLPVP from the coding sequence ATGCGAATGCTGGTATATTCCCATGACGCATACGGACTGGGTAACATCCGCAGAATGTTGGCGATTTGCGAACATTTACTAGCTGAAATACCTCAACTATCTATTTTATTGCTATCTGGTTCGCCGATGCTGCAAGGGTTTCGCTTACCTAAAGGGTTAGATTATATCAAGCTACCTTGCTTAAATAGAGGTGCAACTGGGGAAGTTGCAGTCAAGTATTTGGGGATGGGTATTGAAGAGACAGTAAGATTGCGATCGCAATTAATTCTCTCATCTGCAATTACCTTTCAACCAGATTTATTTCTCGTAGATAAAAAACCCTACGGTGTGAAAAACGAGTTAGCTGACACCATTAATTATTTTCATCAAAAACTACCTACAACCAAGCTAGTACTTTTACTGCGCGATATTCTAGATTCTCCAGAAGTTACTATTAATGATTGGCAAAAACATGGCTATTACACCGCCATCGAAAAGTATTATCATCAAGTTTTAATAGTCGGCACACCAAAAGTTTTTGATACTGTAAAAGAATACAATTTTTCTGCAATTATTGCTAAAAAAGCTCGTTATTGTGGCTATATTAAGCGCAAACCTGGATTAAAAACACCAACACATATTAGAGAAGAATTGCAACTATCTCCACAGGAACGTTTAATTTTAGTAACTCCTGGTGGTGGTGAAGATGGTTACGAATTGGTTGATACTTATCTGGCGGCGATTAACTTATTACCTGAAGCAAACCTCTACAAAAGTTTAATCATTTATGGCCCAGAAATGCCTGTCAGCCAAAAGCAACTGATAATTCAGGCTGCAAACCATAATCCGCAAGTCACAGTTAGAGAATTTACAGATGATTTAATGAGTTATATCCAAGCAGCAGACACTATAGTATCAATGGCTGGTTATAACACAGTTTGTGAGATTTTATCTGCCAATAAACCTGCGGTGATTATACCACGCTGTCACCCTTCACAAGAACAATTAATTCGCGCTCAAAAAATGGCAGCATTAGGCTTATTCAAAGTAATTAATCCCAATAATTTGCAAGCAGAAGTATTACAAAATGCTTTAGAAAATTTGTCAGATGTGAATAATCCAAGTTTAAACATGAATGGTTTGTCTAATGTAAAAAATTACATTTTTTTGCTATTAACTCAAACAAGCTGCGAACGCCAATTTAACTATGAAAAAAATCCTGTTTTATTGCCAGTACCTTAG